In a genomic window of Caloenas nicobarica isolate bCalNic1 chromosome 1, bCalNic1.hap1, whole genome shotgun sequence:
- the HDAC10 gene encoding polyamine deacetylase HDAC10 isoform X1, whose product MNEEELKRVSGNYDAFFFHPNTYHCARLAVGATLQLVDAVMTGKVCNGMALVRPPGHHSQRNAANGFCLFNNVAIAAEYAKLKYGLQRILIVDWDVHHGQGTQYIFEEDPSVLYFSWHRYEHQEFWPSLKESDYDAVGLGKGKGFNINLPWNKVGMGNSDYLAAFFHVLLPMAFEFDPELVLVSSGYDSGIGDPEGQMNATPEVFAHLTHFLMRLANGKLCVVLEGGYHLKSLSESVCMTVKTLLGDPVPQITGEMAPCLSAIESIQNVRAAHKPYWKWLMYEDTSFLQNLSTKSHPVKRANPNPFTDPESKMTNNDESVKVERFLELHMKKIVFPVPPIKTATADSKGSTHLLPVPVHLVKEMDKTEIKALVSGFYADLVKEEKILHSLGSMLAVLDKILKKEVCNGIAQSPTAAVSVAVALRHSVQFGFQRVLCIFVGDMQIIPNTEDGKLLMIHICEKEQSGKTSSKHYISLNWKEDAEGNDFFSALLGFILPVAYSYQPNLTVIAIGPNRSLGISGISLLFALLQGLAESRVFAVMEDTEMNLMQSVAKVLVGASTPDFGVYVPPTQEKVTRIKILRDQFQQEWKMLQCSVKDGISRN is encoded by the exons ATGAATGAAGAGGAACTGAAAAGAGTCTCTGGAAATTatgatgcttttttctttcatccg AACACTTATCACTGTGCCAGGCTAGCAGTAGGAGCAACTTTGCAGCTGGTGGATGCTGTGATGACAGGAAAAGTGTGCAATGGAATGGCATTAGTAAG ACCTCCAGGTCACCACAGCCAGAGAAATGCAGCTAATGGGTTCTGTTTGTTCAACAATGTTGCTATTGCAGCAGAAtatgcaaaactgaaatatggTCTACAGAG AATCCTAATTGTTGACTGGGATGTGCACCATGGGCAAGGAACTCAATATATATTCGAAGAGGATCCAAG tgttttgtatttttcctggCATCGCTATGAACATCAGGAATTCTGGCCATCACTCAAAGAATCTGATTATGATGCTGTGGGTCTAGGCAAAGGAAAAGGTTTTAACATAAATTTGCCTTGGAATAAG GTTGGGATGGGAAATTCAGATTATCTTGCTGCATTTTTCCATGTGTTGCTTCCAATGGCTTTTGAG TTTGATCCTGAACTGGTTCTTGTCTCCTCTGGTTATGATTCTGGAATTGGAGACCCTGAA gGTCAGATGAATGCCACTCCTGAGGTTTTTGCCCACCTTACCCATTTCCTGATGCGGTTAGCTAATGGAAAGCTGTGTGTCGTCCTAGAG ggtGGATACCACTTAAAGTCATTGTCTGAATCAGTTTGTATGACTGTAAAAACTTTGCTTGGAGATCCTGTACCTCAAATAACTGGAGAAATGGCACCTTGCCTAAG TGCAATTGAATCTATTCAAAATGTGAGAGCAGCACATAAACCCTACTGGAAATGGTTGATGTATGAAG ataCATCATTTTTACAAAATTTGAGCACTAAATCACACCCAGTAAAGAGGGCTAATCCGAATCCCTTCACAGACCCTGAATCTAAGATGACTAACAACGATGAAAGTGTCAAAGTAGAAAGGTTTTTGGAACTACACATGAAAAAGATTGTATTTCCAGTACCTCCGATCAAAACAGCAACAGCTGACTCTAAAGGTTCAACACATTTGCTCCCTGTACCTGTTCACTTGGTGAAGGAAATggataaaactgaaataaaagcgCTTGTCAG tggCTTTTATGCAGACCTtgtgaaagaggagaaaattttGCACTCTCTTGGCAGTATGCTGGCCGTCCTAGATAAAATACTTAAGAAGGAG gTATGCAATGGAATTGCACAATcacccacagctgctgtttctgttgctgttgcACTAAGGCATTCTGTTCAGTTTGGATTTCAAAG ggTGCTTTGTATATTTGTTGGAGACATGCAAATCATACCGAACACAGAAGATGG aaaactaCTCATGATACATATTTGTGAGAAAGAACAGTCTGGAAAGACCAGCTCCAAACACTATATTTCTCTAAACTGGAAAGAG GATGCCGAAGGAAatgatttcttttctgctctaCTTGGATTCATTCTTCCTGTAGCATATAGTTATCAGCCTAACCTGACAGTAATAGCTATTGGACCAAACAGGAGCCTTGGAATAAGTGggatttctctgctttttgctttacTACAAGGATTAGCCGAGTCTCGTGTTTTTGCAGTGATGGAG gACACTGAGATGAATTTAATGCAAAGTGTAGCCAAAGTATTAGTGGGTGCCTCTACACCTGACTTTGGAGTTTATGTACCTCCTACCCAAGAAAAAGTAactagaataaaaatattaagagatCAGTTTCAGCAGGAATGGAAAATGCTTCAGTGTTCAG TGAAGGATGGGATTTCAAGAAATTGA
- the HDAC10 gene encoding polyamine deacetylase HDAC10 isoform X2 — protein sequence MASGTALVYDEEMTTHKLLWSDPVCDIEVPERLSSSYEQLECYHLVERCVRVPVREGSEEEILLVHSSEHLEVAKSTQTMNEEELKRVSGNYDAFFFHPNTYHCARLAVGATLQLVDAVMTGKVCNGMALVRPPGHHSQRNAANGFCLFNNVAIAAEYAKLKYGLQRILIVDWDVHHGQGTQYIFEEDPSVLYFSWHRYEHQEFWPSLKESDYDAVGLGKGKGFNINLPWNKVGMGNSDYLAAFFHVLLPMAFEFDPELVLVSSGYDSGIGDPEGQMNATPEVFAHLTHFLMRLANGKLCVVLEGGYHLKSLSESVCMTVKTLLGDPVPQITGEMAPCLSAIESIQNVRAAHKPYWKWLMYEDTSFLQNLSTKSHPVKRANPNPFTDPESKMTNNDESVKVERFLELHMKKIVFPVPPIKTATADSKGSTHLLPVPVHLVKEMDKTEIKALVSGFYADLVKEEKILHSLGSMLAVLDKILKKEVCNGIAQSPTAAVSVAVALRHSVQFGFQRVLCIFVGDMQIIPNTEDGKLLMIHICEKEQSGKTSSKHYISLNWKEDAEGNDFFSALLGFILPVAYSYQPNLTVIAIGPNRSLGISGISLLFALLQGLAESRVFAVMEDTEMNLMQSVAKVLVGASTPDFGVYVPPTQEKVTRIKILRDQFQQEWKMLQCSVKDGISRN from the exons ATGGCCTCAGGAACAGCGCTGGTTTATGACGAGGAGATGACCACTCATAAACTGCTTTGGAGTGA TCCTGTTTGCGATATTGAAGTGCCAGAAAGACTGTCATCCTCCTATGAGCAGCTTGAATGTTACCATCTTGTGGAAAGATGTGTCCGTGTGCCTGTCAGAGAAGGAAGTGAGGAGGAGATCCTGTTGGTTCACAG tTCCGAACACTTGGAAGTGGCAAAAAGTACCCAAACAATGAATGAAGAGGAACTGAAAAGAGTCTCTGGAAATTatgatgcttttttctttcatccg AACACTTATCACTGTGCCAGGCTAGCAGTAGGAGCAACTTTGCAGCTGGTGGATGCTGTGATGACAGGAAAAGTGTGCAATGGAATGGCATTAGTAAG ACCTCCAGGTCACCACAGCCAGAGAAATGCAGCTAATGGGTTCTGTTTGTTCAACAATGTTGCTATTGCAGCAGAAtatgcaaaactgaaatatggTCTACAGAG AATCCTAATTGTTGACTGGGATGTGCACCATGGGCAAGGAACTCAATATATATTCGAAGAGGATCCAAG tgttttgtatttttcctggCATCGCTATGAACATCAGGAATTCTGGCCATCACTCAAAGAATCTGATTATGATGCTGTGGGTCTAGGCAAAGGAAAAGGTTTTAACATAAATTTGCCTTGGAATAAG GTTGGGATGGGAAATTCAGATTATCTTGCTGCATTTTTCCATGTGTTGCTTCCAATGGCTTTTGAG TTTGATCCTGAACTGGTTCTTGTCTCCTCTGGTTATGATTCTGGAATTGGAGACCCTGAA gGTCAGATGAATGCCACTCCTGAGGTTTTTGCCCACCTTACCCATTTCCTGATGCGGTTAGCTAATGGAAAGCTGTGTGTCGTCCTAGAG ggtGGATACCACTTAAAGTCATTGTCTGAATCAGTTTGTATGACTGTAAAAACTTTGCTTGGAGATCCTGTACCTCAAATAACTGGAGAAATGGCACCTTGCCTAAG TGCAATTGAATCTATTCAAAATGTGAGAGCAGCACATAAACCCTACTGGAAATGGTTGATGTATGAAG ataCATCATTTTTACAAAATTTGAGCACTAAATCACACCCAGTAAAGAGGGCTAATCCGAATCCCTTCACAGACCCTGAATCTAAGATGACTAACAACGATGAAAGTGTCAAAGTAGAAAGGTTTTTGGAACTACACATGAAAAAGATTGTATTTCCAGTACCTCCGATCAAAACAGCAACAGCTGACTCTAAAGGTTCAACACATTTGCTCCCTGTACCTGTTCACTTGGTGAAGGAAATggataaaactgaaataaaagcgCTTGTCAG tggCTTTTATGCAGACCTtgtgaaagaggagaaaattttGCACTCTCTTGGCAGTATGCTGGCCGTCCTAGATAAAATACTTAAGAAGGAG gTATGCAATGGAATTGCACAATcacccacagctgctgtttctgttgctgttgcACTAAGGCATTCTGTTCAGTTTGGATTTCAAAG ggTGCTTTGTATATTTGTTGGAGACATGCAAATCATACCGAACACAGAAGATGG aaaactaCTCATGATACATATTTGTGAGAAAGAACAGTCTGGAAAGACCAGCTCCAAACACTATATTTCTCTAAACTGGAAAGAG GATGCCGAAGGAAatgatttcttttctgctctaCTTGGATTCATTCTTCCTGTAGCATATAGTTATCAGCCTAACCTGACAGTAATAGCTATTGGACCAAACAGGAGCCTTGGAATAAGTGggatttctctgctttttgctttacTACAAGGATTAGCCGAGTCTCGTGTTTTTGCAGTGATGGAG gACACTGAGATGAATTTAATGCAAAGTGTAGCCAAAGTATTAGTGGGTGCCTCTACACCTGACTTTGGAGTTTATGTACCTCCTACCCAAGAAAAAGTAactagaataaaaatattaagagatCAGTTTCAGCAGGAATGGAAAATGCTTCAGTGTTCAG TGAAGGATGGGATTTCAAGAAATTGA
- the LOC136003221 gene encoding secreted frizzled-related protein 2-like — protein MFLTAELLGFALSSFLRVATGFDIGLSTKCVVIPREMDMCHNIGYSEMRLPNLMGHTSMAEVILKSTTWQHLAHTDCHPHVRTFLCSLFAPICLDTFIHPCRSMCVAVRDSCAPVLACHGHPWPDSLDCERFPAGEDMCLASLTKESKHLHKVLPKPACQACPAVEEFFTHKRVLEVFCDSNFAVKVKLSKKRTIFGDQEYNIECQVEFITQGSLLPYETQSMIQQWLLINENCTQRLTPTHRPMVYLLVGNIEEGIILVNQVYRWQRRDSQLTSATQKWKYHKCL, from the exons ATGTTCTTGACTGCAGAACTACTTGGGTTTGCCCTGAGCAGCTTCCTAAGAGTGGCAACCGGCTTCGACATTGGATTATCCACGAAATGTGTAGTGATACCCAGGGAGATGGACATGTGCCACAACATCGGGTACTCCGAAATGAGGCTTCCCAACCTGATGGGACACACAAGCATGGCAGAGGTTATCCTAAAATCCACCACCTGGCAGCACCTTGCACACACGGACTGTCACCCTCATGTGAGGACATTCCTGTGTTCTCTGTTTGCACCCATCTGCTTAGATAC GTTTATCCATCCTTGCAGGAGTATGTGTGTTGCTGTCCGTGACAGCTGTGCCCCCGTGCTCGCCTGCCACGGACATCCCTGGCCCGACAGTCTGGACTGCGAGCGATTCCCTGCAGGCGAGGACATGTGCCTGGCATCTCTTACAAAGGAATCTAAACACTTGCACAAAG TCCTACCAAAGCCTGCCTGCCAGGCCTGTCCAGCAGTGGAGGAGTTCTTTACGCACAAAAGAGTTCTTGAAGTTTTCTGTGACAGTAACTTCG cagtGAAAGTAAAGCTGTCCAAAAAGAGAACAATATTTGGTGACCAAGAGTATAACATTGAATGCCAAGTGGAATTCATTACCCAGGGCTCACTCTTGCCTTATGAAACCCAGAGTATGATACAACAGTGGCTGCTTATCAATGAAAACTGTACGCAGAGGCTGACTCCAACCCATCGTCCCATGGTGTATCTCCTTGTAGGGAATATTGAGGAGGGCATCATTTTAGTAAACCAGGTTTATCGTTGGCAGAGGAGGGACTCCCAGCTGACTTCGGCCACTCAGAAGTGGAAATACCATAAATGCCTGTAA